GTGAACTTTTCATTctcgagattcaaacctaagatatctcacttataagtgaagagaaatatcattagactgTACTACTAAGCgactatttatttattcaattaattgaaTAGGATATGTCTGAAGTTACATCCATAAAAAAAGTGGTAACTTCTCTTGGACAATTGTAATGAGTCTATATTGTCAAAGAATCAACATATATTTTACACAACATTGTGCTCAACAGTCTAATTAAGGACACTGCTTAATCGATCATGTCCTCCAAGTTTCACCGTTTCCATCACATGTAATCTATTTTGGGGGGACGTTAACGTAAGCTAGAGCTAAAAAATGTGTATATATAGGAAACCTTTAAggaaagagattttttttttttttgggagactttggatgcagTCCTTagctatgaatattctttgattgaaaccttggttgtcacatcccggcccgggccggaccacatcccgggcccgctccaccaccgtagcacgatattgtccgctttgggcttaccattccctcacgattttgtttttgggaactcacgagcaacttcccagtgggtcacccatcatggggattgctttagccgtcttctcacttaacttcgaagttcctacggaattcgaagccagtgagctcccaaaaggcctcgtgctaggtagggatgagaatatacatttaaggatcactcccctgggtgatgtgggatgtcacaatccaccccccttaggggctcgacgtcctcgtcggcacaccacgaccagggttaggctctgataccaaattgtcacatcccggcccgggacggatcacttcccggcccgctccaccaccgtagcacgatattgtccactttgggcttaccattccctcacggttttgtttttgggaactcacgagcaacttcccaatgggtcacccatcatgggattgctctagcgcgctactcgcttaatttcggagttcctacggaacccgaagctagtgagctcccaaaaggcctcgtgctaggtagagatgggaatatacatataaggatcactcccctgggcgatgtgggatgtcacaatccaccccctttaggggcccgacgtggttgtcggcacacacgcggccagggttaggctatgataccaaattgtcacatcctggcccgggccggaccacttcccgggcccgctccaccaccgtaacacgatattgtccgctttgggcttaccattccctcacggttttgtttttgaaaactcacgagcaacttcccagtgggtcacccatcatgggattactctagcccccttctcgcttaacttcgaagttcctacagaactcgaagccagtgagctcccaaaaggcctcgtgctaggtagggatgagaatatacatttaaggatcactcccctgggtgatgtgggatgtcataatccacccccccttaggggcccgacatcctcgtcggcacaccacgaccagggttaggctctgataccaaattgtcacatcccggccctggacggatcacttcccgggcccgctccaccaccatagcacgatattgtccgctttgggcttaccattccctcacggttttgtttttgggaactcacgagcaactttccagtgggtcacccatcatgggattgctctagcgcgctactcgcttaacttcggagttcctacggaacccgaagccagtgagctcccaaaaggcctcgtgttaggtagagatgagaatatacatataaggatcacttccctgggcgatgtgggatgtcacattggtggtttttaatttttgatcgaggtccctgaaattaatgtgataatttatttctatgtacgttactataatttttaaattaaaaattagaaattttagttgtttatataaatgagattttaaataaaaaaaaccataatttgtgggattaaaattattaaaatataaatatactattttgtgtgtgtgtgtgtgtgtgtgtataaacatgggtacattcaacaaaattaaccaaaaaaattattgtatcaaaacatgggtacattcttcaaaatcacaaaaaaaagaaaaagatattaggtttaataacattagtaaatttcttccaTTAAACTTGATAttgatacattttaaaatcaaagaaaaaagaatgtacccatataaatttaaaaatggattagaaaaaaaattgaatagattatatatatatatatatatatatatatatatatatataggaattgttattagcactccaaaaatctcattatacactccaaactttctatattaggaaagaaaaatacatttgtgaggagtgtagaataagatttttggagtgccaataacacttccaaaaaaaaaagggtacattttacatataacaaattggtatttaagaatgagtacattttaagattaaaaagttttacatgaatgggtacatataattagcatgggtacatttagcaaaataaaaagtacaaataaaaaaaatatatgggtacaaatacaaataaactttaaaaaatatgggcacaaaaataaattaatatatgggtacgaattaaaactgaaaagaaaattggtacaaattaaaaaagaattacaaattaaaaatgggtacaaactaaagctaaaaatatatgataaaaaatttagtcatgaatataaatatactaattgtaacatttttaacattaaaggaatatatttagaaataaaaaaatattttattattgaaataattaatacccaaggaccttgatcaaaaattaaaaatgaataggattttgATCAATGGAGTAGCAAAAGGAAGGataagaacctaatttctccttctttttttttgtaaaaatgaagattagttgtggggtccacATCACATTAATTTTAACGAtctgaaccatctatttttcaagttgcacctcatagatcattcttgcaaaatattagccaaatcagaaGTATTTAAGACATCGAactgagttcaaagaaattaacgaatactttgttatataagaaacaataaatttttatcttgataattaactaggtaaatggttttggattgaattaaatttttgtaaggatgatctatgaatcgagacttacaaaatagaaggttcagattgttgaagttcgatgtggagtGAGTTCCACATGTAAttctcattttttgaaaaaaatgaagaaccCTTTGCGTAAAGGGCTCGACCGTTGAAGTTTCTAATTACAGACACTTGACAAATTAAGCTGTTTTGATGGAAAATGTTGATAACGACAGATCACCATGTAGTATGAGCATATAGCGATAAGGTAGCCCCCCTTCCCCCTTCAGCGCCACCACACCGTGACACTGTGACGCTGTGAAACTCCAGACACCCGTACTGTGTCTGTTTGTGCGAGTCATTTGTATTATTGCATGCAAATGAATTAACGTGCAACGCCGATTGCGAAGGGCTTTATCGAGGTGGCTAAGCTTGAACCTCCATCGAGCCCAAGTCGCGACGAGAAAACACTGTCGTCATGCCAACCGACGCATCTGGACCCATCATATCTGTGGTTCCGTGTCTGTGTGGGCTTTAgggttttaaattaattaattaagtttaacTGCATATCAAGGCTGGATGAGCAGTTCGTACTAACGCTCTCTGTCTCTTGCTGCAAGTACTTTTCCATCCCCTTGATGTGGACGGCGAAGATGTTCTGCAAGTGGGAGTGGGATCCCATTTTCTACTTCCCTCTTTTGCGGGGGTATATTTTTTTCTATGTAAATTCTGCAACGCATGCAGTTGTACTAGATATGCATGCTGCTAAATAATTTGAACTTGGAAACTTTGCAATTTTAGTACTTTGGTCCTACATGGCGTGTTAaaattttgactcaaaaattACTCAGACTAAGTCGAAGCAATTTATAAACTAACGATGTCTTTTTGAGAACGATTGCTGATGCAAGCATGCCAACTCGCTATTGAGTTTGGTCAGATGAGTAAAATGGATGCGGTGCGTGATATGGTGATGAAATGCATTGTCGCTTTCTGCATTGAGCAATTTCAACCGAGGAAGAAACACTCTCAGCCTTGGGTTTTATAACTTGAAGACACATTTATGCCTTTTGCTAAGAAGGCCAATAACGGTTGGTGTTCAGTGTCCCGAATATAGTGTAACTTGTATAACACCTCACTTTGTCAAGAAAGCTAATGAAGTGGCCTCTTACTGTGAAAGATTCAAAGACTTTTTGCTGAAACAATCAAAGACTCTTCGCTGGCTTAAATTtaggatagataaccagtcaaCCAAGAAGTAAGTGTTGTTTAACCAAACTGAAGAAACTCCTAGACCAAAATTTAGGATAGATAACTAGTCGAACAAGAAGTAGGTGTTGCTTAAATTtaggatagataaccagtcaaCTAAGCAGTGAGTGTTGTTTAACCAAACTGAAGAAACTCCTAGACCAAGCTAATTCTACGGCTCCAGTGATGTTCAACCGAATTAAATATGTTGTTGATATGTCAACTCAGTGATGTTTAATTAGTATTTTTCTCATGGAATGAGAAGGTTTTATGTAGAGCATTTGTTAGTGTGTTGAATTGAAAGTCCCTCTACGTTGCAAAACTACTTCTATTTATAAGGTTGAATTTCGTGATGATAAAGTCTGCCGAGTTGTAGAATTCTGATAATATTCCAATTCTTCAGCATATTCTTCAACCATGCAGAATTATCTTCACAATTACCTTCATCAAAACTCATCACCACTGAGTTTCATTTGCATTAAGATTCTGAATCTGGTTGCTCTAAGTGATAAATTCAACCGTTATCTAAAAATCCAATTCTAATCCTTTAATAAATGACTTGAATCTCAACAGAAACCGATCTTGATCTCAAGACCGTCCTACTTTATCCTGGTCAAATCAAGGGTCAAGACTTGCAGTCACCTTTCTGGGCTGACTTCAATTCAGTCGAAAATCTGAATTTCAGGCCTAAACAATGTCATAACTTGTAACATGTATGTAAAGTAGGTATCCGACGATACTGTCACAATCACACCTTAtatatttgattaattattcaGACTTTGATTAATACTACGATGAATAATTAAAGGATTCTAACAATTAGTGCCATGTTCATGAATGAAGCAAATAAACCTTTCGGATCCCCGGCTCACAGGATTATTTCCTTTTTAGAAATTCGTTATATACTTTCCAGAatccttaaaaacatttattcTTTCGTATACAATGAGCATGAATATGCAAAACCTATTGATATACTGTTGTTaatattcttttctttctgcATGCAAAAAGACCAAAATGCTTTAACGTCGCTTCACTTCACAACATATATAAAACCAACTACATTAACGAACACTTCCGTCCTGCTCACCAAAACCCTCCTCCCACGCATTCTTTTCTCAGGCATTCTTTTCTCCCAGAATATGTTCAACTCCGACCGGCTGCCGATCCAGTACTCCACCACCCCAGAGCAACAACGGCCCATGAAGCGTCAACACACCACCCGGTACTACGCCCACCGCGTCCGCGAAAGCCTCACCACCCGGGTCTCCAAGCTCATATGCACCATTTTCTTAAGCCTCCTCCTCATCCTTGGTATGATAACGTTCATACTATGGCTCAGCCTACGTCCCCACCGCCCTAGATTTCACATCCATGCATTTTCAGTTCCGGGTTTGGGTCAAGAAACCGGGTTCGCAAATGCGGAGATAATGTTCAATGCCACGGCCCGTAACGCGAACCATAATATAGGCATATATTATGATTCGATGGACGCGACGGTGTATTATAGGGACCAACGGATCGGGTCAATCATGGGTTTACTGGACCCGTTTTATCAAGGCCCAAAGAATACGACGATCGTGACGGGGTCGTTTCAGGGGGCCACCTTAACAGTGAATAACCAGCGTTGGATGGAGTTCACGAATGATCGTAAAAAAGGAACGGTCGTGTTTCGTCTTGAATTTACGGCTACCATTAGGTTTAAGATCCACGCGTGGGATAGCAGGCGTCATCGGATGCACGCCAACTGTGATGTTGATGTGGGCCAGGACGGCTTGATCTTGCCCATTTCTAAAGATAGGAGATGCCCTGTGTATTTCACCTGAGTTgggacatttttattttttaaattcgttTGTAAATTAATTGATGTTTttattttccctttctttgtgtgATTTTTTCATTTGTTGTGCAATCTTTCTACATTAATTGGTTCAAATTATTGAATTTGTGGTGCAAATCTTTTTAATTCAGGATGTTATTGAAATTTATACCGTTTCTTAATGTTCTAATAAAACCGTTATAATTTTACTTTAAAAGGAATTGtgaaaacaaattgaaaccTCAGAAATTGTTACTGTATTTTGCAGAACCTCAACGGTTTTTACGACAAAGCGCTGATGTGGTGCTTGTGTGATTAGAACCTCTAGAAAGGCCTTCAAGCATaattttcctcttttcttgttCCGTTAACTTTTGTTCCTCTGTAACAATTTGCAAAGTGCTAGCAACAGTTGCACTAACCTTTGCATTTAGACTTTTCACTTCTTCAAATGACACTTGTTTTTTGAGTAAAAATATGTCACGGGTCacgcaaagaagaagaaaaagtccaaatgcaaagactGCTGACAATCTCTCACACTTTTCGACATGCTTTCCATGTTTTCCTCGAATGTAAAGACGAAAATAAATCTTTTAGACAGAAAAAATGATCATGTACAATATTTGTGCTATATTGGCTTTTGTACTAAAAGATGATCATGTACAATATTTGTGCTATATTGGCTTAGCAATAAACACTAATATGAGCTATTTGGAtgcaagaaaagaaattttgttttcaaactcCAACATGTTACATATGATTTGTGCATCCTCAAAGCATAAACACTACCTTAATGAAGCTTACGATGCCATTTGATTCGTCTTCAAATCGGATCCAAGGGAATTTAGGGGATAATCAAGATATTCAACAGAATCACTATCATAAAACGGGTCCGAATTGGGTAGACTCCTACGCAAGTAAGGAACGAGAAAAGCTTACCCAAATCATGTTCCTTCTCTTCCAAGGATTCCAAGTTGCCTAACATACAATCCCTGACCTACAGATGTACCAGACTTTATCCTTCAATGTCAAGAAGAAAAGCACATATCCTCTTGTAACTTGGATTACAAGGACCCTCTGATACTCCTACTTTTCTCCTCCTTTTTATGAATCCTCATATAAACTACTAGTGCAACCCAATTCATTTAAAACTTTGAAGTGAATCTAATCCTCAGACGGAGAAATGTGTGAAGCAACGACTTTCAATTGCTGGGCTATGCAATTTCTAGCTTTCTTGGGACTCCTAGCCCTCTGTCTATGGGTGGCCTTACGTCCAAAGGACCCTGAGTATACCATCGTGGATATTACCATCCCAGAATCTGATTTAGGGGGCGGGGGACACAATGGTTCTCTCACATATGGccttcaaataaaaaatcctaACAAAGACTCTAGCATTTACTATGATGAGGCAGTTTTAACGTTCTTGTATGGGTCCGATAGTGTTGGGGAGAAACACATACCTGCTTTTCGGCAAGGAAAAGGTAAAACCCGTCAAGTGATTGATTTTGTTGATGTCAACCCACGAGTTTGGAAAACTTTTCGCAATTCCATATTGAATGCAACTGCAGAATTGAAGGTGGCTTTACTAACTCGGGTTCAATATAAAACATGGGGAGTGAGGAGTAAGCATCATGGGCTAGATTTGCACGGTAAATTACCTATCGGTTCAGATGGTAAGATTTCTggtaagaagaagaaagttaaGCTAAGCCATGCTTCCAAGAAATGGAGAAGGAGCAATAGCCGACGATTACTGGGTTAGATGTTTTCTTGTAAATTTACAATATGGCTTCCCTTACCTTCATATTG
This genomic stretch from Pyrus communis chromosome 2, drPyrComm1.1, whole genome shotgun sequence harbors:
- the LOC137723701 gene encoding NDR1/HIN1-like protein 10, with protein sequence MFNSDRLPIQYSTTPEQQRPMKRQHTTRYYAHRVRESLTTRVSKLICTIFLSLLLILGMITFILWLSLRPHRPRFHIHAFSVPGLGQETGFANAEIMFNATARNANHNIGIYYDSMDATVYYRDQRIGSIMGLLDPFYQGPKNTTIVTGSFQGATLTVNNQRWMEFTNDRKKGTVVFRLEFTATIRFKIHAWDSRRHRMHANCDVDVGQDGLILPISKDRRCPVYFT
- the LOC137726559 gene encoding protein NDR1-like, with product MCEATTFNCWAMQFLAFLGLLALCLWVALRPKDPEYTIVDITIPESDLGGGGHNGSLTYGLQIKNPNKDSSIYYDEAVLTFLYGSDSVGEKHIPAFRQGKGKTRQVIDFVDVNPRVWKTFRNSILNATAELKVALLTRVQYKTWGVRSKHHGLDLHGKLPIGSDGKISGKKKKVKLSHASKKWRRSNSRRLLG